Proteins encoded within one genomic window of Hahella chejuensis KCTC 2396:
- a CDS encoding DEAD/DEAH box helicase, with translation MDVFEYRDAVIADYESFSRSFAKISAADIQSFISERYEKGHYWPAPLIQINPSFVPGDNVEALVAKGTLHKECANIFRFNRSTADPQGIPAGLHTHQQAAIGLAQSRESYVLTTGTGSGKSLSYILPIVDAILKEKEHNSRPSIKAIIIYPMNALVNSQLEELEKFLGHYGDNKPVTYGRYTGQESQEARHAMSANPPDIILTNFMMLELLMTRQDEIDRLVIQSAKGLRFLVLDELHTYRGRQGADVAMLVRRVREALNPEVLCIGTSATMASEGSLAAKNAAVATVASKLFGAQVKSENIVTETLQRITTQDIKPTPETLSRALQQPIPSAFDFRAFCAHPIAVWVELTLGLVWEEERWVRAKPQNLAWAAEKLSADSGLDQQSCQDYLRQFLLAAYRCKSPTGKPVFAFRLHQFISGPSHAYSTLEPEGKRVVDLSGQQFLPGSNREKLFYTLYFCRQCGQDYHPVCYENESGEGALKPRGIDDKNNDEESSDWGYFMLDPQRRWDDGNYESSYPEHWLEEKNGDYRLRSSYKKFKPTETFVKPDGTIDIQGERGWFIPGSFRFCLNCGFVHRGKSREASRLTSLSGEGRSSATTVLTISALRYLLERDTELKDDAKKLLGFTDNRQDASLQAGHYNDFIQILLLRSSLLAAVKSAPNGYLTDSLLSQAVFQSLGFDRVEERPQYLANPSVDGPGLRKAEEALRNVLSYRLYFDLRRGWRFNNPNLEQLGLLKIEYEGLADLSQDQRKWENLKFPELQNVSVEFRFKALKAVLDTMRRGLCIKSRFLDAYQQEQFKSQSYAHLIEPWAFTEEEQLQPSCTMILTSKPKGRNSYNLVTASSRSSLGQTLKRSNVWGDDLSLLPRINDANYPDLILSLIGVLQSYGLVEEVNEERGIQGYQLVGEFIQWMPSTGVSSTDPTTPYSSENEYFKNLYQNIAEFLVAGNRTFFELEAREHTAQVSIDKREEREKQFREATLKTLFCSPTMELGVDIASLNSVYLRNVPPTPANYAQRSGRAGRSGQPALVITYCAALSPHDQYFFSDPARMVHGHVSPPTLDLANEDLIASHLHAIWLSETKQALPKTVNLMLDMNQPSNMPVLDEFDMQMNSDKVRSRTIERGLDIMRMLVGDIAVAQGAWLSDEHSLEEAISQWMKRKVNAAYIEFCDSLKRWRELYASTQDQMQKAHLINTNPAASETERKAAGQRYGEARTQMDLLLDAHSDTSSDFSTYRYLASQGFLPGYNFPRLPLLAYIQGRRGNIGRDSFLARPRFLAISEFGPLSLIYHEGSQYRVKKVILGVRPEQSLDQPGLVKEEARLCPACGYGHFHTQLEDELCNACGSPIEGGKRVSNLYRIDNVSTKRAYRITCDEEERQRQGYEMQTTVQFHQTDGCLRVTQGELLSQGSRLFTVQYAPTATVWRLNLGWRRRKNPSIYGFNIDAVSGQWSADEQAAQENSDDLAQGENHVERITPYVEDRRNILILRPEAELKLDEHALATLQYALKRGIEEEFQIEEAELVVEPLPSRDDRNTILFYEASEGGAGVLTRLTSSKYAFASIAERALRICHYSTNDDWASVPEDMNTDCDAGCYRCLLSYYNQIDHKLIDRKNSEAVNALLKLIHSELKVGAGSKPYTEQEDYLKQLSGSSLESAFLNHLKTNGHRLPDKAQVVIEKFRTRPDFIYSDHNAAIYIDGPHHEMPQRQKLDEELSRRLRAHGLTVIRFPKERERWPSILAEYPDIFGAATK, from the coding sequence ATGGACGTATTCGAATATCGCGATGCCGTAATCGCCGACTACGAAAGCTTCAGCCGAAGCTTCGCCAAAATCAGCGCCGCTGATATCCAAAGTTTTATCTCTGAACGATACGAAAAAGGTCACTATTGGCCTGCGCCGTTGATTCAAATTAACCCTTCATTCGTGCCTGGCGACAATGTTGAAGCGTTAGTAGCAAAAGGGACTTTGCATAAAGAGTGCGCGAATATTTTCCGTTTTAACCGCAGTACTGCAGATCCCCAAGGCATTCCGGCGGGCCTGCATACGCATCAGCAGGCCGCCATCGGCTTGGCGCAAAGTAGAGAAAGTTATGTATTAACCACAGGAACCGGTTCCGGGAAGTCGCTGAGCTATATCCTGCCGATTGTCGACGCGATACTGAAAGAAAAAGAACATAACTCCCGCCCCTCCATCAAAGCGATCATCATTTATCCCATGAACGCCTTGGTGAACTCACAGCTTGAAGAGTTGGAAAAGTTTCTTGGCCACTATGGCGACAACAAGCCTGTGACCTACGGAAGATATACCGGTCAGGAGTCCCAAGAAGCCCGCCACGCCATGTCGGCCAATCCACCGGATATTATCCTGACCAACTTCATGATGCTTGAGCTGCTTATGACGCGGCAGGACGAGATTGATCGCCTCGTAATCCAGTCTGCGAAAGGTTTACGCTTCCTCGTACTGGATGAACTCCATACCTATCGGGGGCGGCAAGGAGCGGACGTAGCAATGTTGGTGCGTCGCGTTCGTGAGGCGCTAAACCCGGAAGTGTTATGTATAGGCACCTCAGCCACTATGGCCAGTGAGGGGTCGCTGGCGGCGAAGAATGCAGCCGTGGCGACCGTGGCCAGCAAGTTGTTCGGCGCGCAAGTTAAGTCAGAAAATATTGTGACTGAAACGCTGCAGCGTATAACTACTCAAGACATTAAACCAACGCCCGAAACACTGTCTCGCGCCCTGCAACAGCCCATTCCTTCAGCTTTTGATTTCCGGGCATTCTGCGCACACCCCATCGCTGTCTGGGTCGAGCTGACTCTGGGATTGGTATGGGAGGAAGAGCGTTGGGTTCGCGCCAAGCCCCAGAACCTCGCATGGGCGGCGGAGAAACTATCCGCCGACTCGGGTTTAGACCAGCAATCATGTCAGGATTATCTCCGTCAGTTCTTGCTGGCGGCGTATCGCTGCAAGAGTCCGACAGGTAAGCCGGTTTTTGCATTTAGACTGCATCAGTTTATTTCTGGCCCCAGCCATGCTTACTCCACCTTAGAGCCGGAAGGAAAAAGAGTGGTGGACCTCAGCGGCCAGCAGTTTCTGCCTGGCAGCAATCGGGAAAAATTGTTCTACACCCTCTATTTCTGCCGCCAATGTGGGCAGGATTACCATCCGGTTTGTTATGAGAATGAAAGCGGCGAAGGCGCGTTAAAGCCCCGGGGCATTGATGACAAGAATAACGATGAGGAATCCAGTGATTGGGGCTATTTCATGCTCGATCCACAGCGTAGATGGGACGATGGCAATTACGAAAGCAGTTATCCGGAACACTGGTTAGAGGAAAAAAACGGCGATTACCGTCTTCGCAGCAGCTATAAGAAATTCAAACCGACCGAAACCTTTGTAAAGCCAGACGGAACAATCGATATTCAGGGCGAAAGAGGATGGTTCATCCCGGGTAGTTTCAGATTCTGTCTTAACTGCGGCTTTGTACATCGCGGGAAGAGTCGAGAAGCGAGCCGGCTCACGTCTCTCAGTGGCGAGGGCCGCTCCTCCGCAACAACGGTGCTAACTATCTCTGCATTACGCTACTTGCTTGAGCGCGATACAGAATTAAAGGACGACGCCAAAAAGCTGCTGGGTTTTACCGATAACCGACAGGATGCTTCACTGCAGGCAGGCCATTACAACGACTTTATTCAGATACTGCTACTCCGCTCCAGTCTGCTGGCGGCAGTTAAAAGCGCTCCAAACGGCTACCTCACGGATAGCCTTTTATCGCAAGCGGTTTTTCAAAGCCTGGGATTCGACAGAGTTGAGGAAAGGCCCCAATACCTCGCCAATCCATCCGTCGATGGGCCAGGCTTGAGAAAAGCGGAGGAAGCGTTACGGAATGTGCTTTCCTATCGGCTCTATTTTGATTTAAGAAGAGGTTGGCGATTCAACAATCCTAACCTGGAGCAACTGGGATTATTAAAGATCGAATACGAAGGGCTCGCTGATCTCAGTCAGGACCAACGCAAGTGGGAAAATTTAAAATTTCCTGAGCTGCAGAATGTTTCGGTAGAATTCAGATTTAAAGCCCTCAAAGCCGTTCTAGATACAATGCGCCGAGGTCTGTGTATCAAAAGCAGGTTCCTGGATGCTTATCAGCAAGAGCAGTTCAAGTCTCAAAGCTACGCACACCTTATAGAGCCCTGGGCTTTCACGGAAGAGGAGCAACTTCAACCAAGTTGCACTATGATTCTGACAAGCAAACCCAAAGGCAGGAACAGCTACAATCTTGTCACTGCCTCAAGCCGATCCTCATTGGGCCAAACCTTAAAAAGGTCCAATGTATGGGGTGATGACCTCTCACTGCTTCCTAGAATAAACGACGCCAATTACCCTGATCTCATCTTAAGTTTAATCGGAGTGCTTCAGAGTTATGGTCTGGTCGAGGAAGTCAATGAAGAGAGAGGAATACAAGGCTATCAACTTGTTGGGGAGTTTATACAATGGATGCCCAGCACAGGCGTATCCTCAACTGATCCGACGACCCCTTACAGCTCAGAAAACGAGTACTTCAAAAACCTATATCAAAACATCGCTGAATTTTTAGTTGCTGGAAATAGGACATTCTTCGAGCTTGAAGCTCGTGAACATACCGCCCAGGTCAGCATTGATAAACGGGAGGAGCGGGAAAAACAATTCCGCGAAGCCACTTTAAAAACACTATTCTGCTCCCCCACCATGGAGCTTGGCGTGGATATCGCGTCCCTGAATTCTGTTTACTTACGCAATGTCCCTCCTACGCCAGCCAACTACGCACAGCGCTCCGGCAGGGCGGGCCGTTCCGGGCAACCCGCCTTGGTCATCACCTACTGCGCCGCATTAAGTCCTCATGATCAGTACTTCTTTTCCGATCCCGCCCGCATGGTGCACGGTCATGTCAGCCCGCCCACTCTGGACCTGGCGAACGAGGACCTTATCGCCAGCCACTTACATGCCATCTGGCTGAGTGAAACCAAGCAAGCGTTACCTAAGACCGTCAATCTGATGCTGGACATGAACCAACCCTCGAACATGCCGGTTTTGGATGAGTTCGACATGCAGATGAACAGCGATAAAGTTCGCAGCCGAACCATAGAACGGGGTTTGGATATTATGAGAATGCTGGTTGGCGATATAGCAGTCGCACAAGGCGCCTGGCTTAGTGACGAGCATTCTTTAGAGGAAGCCATCAGCCAGTGGATGAAGCGCAAGGTGAATGCCGCTTACATAGAGTTTTGCGATTCGTTGAAGCGTTGGAGAGAGCTCTATGCCTCAACTCAGGATCAAATGCAGAAAGCTCACCTGATCAATACCAATCCAGCGGCCAGTGAGACAGAGCGGAAAGCCGCTGGCCAACGTTACGGCGAAGCGCGAACGCAAATGGATTTATTGCTTGATGCGCACAGCGACACCAGCTCGGACTTCTCTACTTATCGCTATCTCGCCAGTCAGGGTTTCCTGCCTGGTTATAACTTCCCTCGCCTGCCTTTGCTGGCCTACATCCAAGGCCGACGCGGCAACATCGGTCGCGATAGTTTTCTCGCCAGACCGCGCTTTCTGGCCATTTCCGAATTCGGACCTTTAAGTCTTATTTATCATGAAGGCAGTCAGTATCGGGTCAAAAAAGTCATCTTGGGCGTGCGTCCAGAGCAATCACTGGATCAGCCCGGTTTAGTCAAAGAAGAAGCCAGACTCTGTCCAGCTTGCGGATATGGGCATTTTCATACCCAACTGGAGGATGAACTTTGTAACGCCTGCGGTTCTCCCATTGAGGGAGGAAAGCGTGTGTCCAATCTTTATCGCATCGACAATGTCAGCACCAAGAGAGCTTACCGCATCACCTGCGATGAAGAAGAGCGGCAAAGGCAAGGTTACGAAATGCAGACCACTGTTCAGTTCCACCAGACTGACGGTTGCCTGCGCGTCACCCAAGGCGAACTACTCAGCCAAGGGAGCCGTCTGTTTACGGTCCAGTATGCGCCCACCGCCACAGTTTGGCGGCTGAACCTGGGATGGCGGCGTAGAAAAAATCCTTCCATCTATGGCTTCAACATCGACGCCGTTTCCGGCCAATGGAGCGCCGACGAACAAGCCGCCCAGGAAAACAGCGATGATCTGGCGCAAGGAGAAAACCATGTAGAGCGTATCACGCCCTATGTGGAAGACCGACGCAACATTCTGATACTGAGGCCGGAGGCGGAGCTTAAACTTGATGAACATGCCCTGGCCACGCTGCAATACGCCTTGAAACGAGGCATTGAAGAAGAGTTCCAGATTGAAGAAGCGGAGCTGGTGGTTGAACCGCTGCCCAGTCGGGATGACCGGAATACCATTCTATTTTATGAAGCCTCAGAAGGCGGCGCAGGCGTCTTAACCCGGCTGACCAGCAGCAAATACGCCTTTGCGAGCATTGCAGAGCGCGCACTGAGAATCTGTCATTACTCGACAAACGATGACTGGGCCAGCGTGCCTGAAGATATGAATACTGACTGCGATGCCGGTTGCTATCGCTGCCTGCTCAGTTACTACAACCAGATTGATCACAAGCTGATTGACCGCAAGAACAGTGAAGCGGTCAACGCGCTTCTCAAGCTGATTCACTCTGAACTAAAAGTTGGTGCAGGTTCAAAACCTTACACAGAGCAGGAAGACTATTTAAAACAGCTTTCCGGCAGCTCGCTGGAAAGCGCCTTTCTTAATCACCTTAAGACAAACGGTCACCGGTTGCCGGATAAAGCGCAGGTCGTCATAGAAAAGTTCAGAACCCGGCCGGACTTTATATACAGCGATCATAACGCCGCCATATACATAGACGGTCCTCACCATGAAATGCCCCAGCGGCAAAAGCTGGACGAAGAGCTTTCGAGGCGACTTCGCGCGCATGGATTAACCGTGATCCGCTTCCCCAAAGAACGTGAGCGCTGGCCATCTATCCTCGCTGAGTATCCAGATATTTTCGGAGCGGCGACGAAATGA
- a CDS encoding helicase-related protein yields the protein MSEHTFSPGSVVTARGREWIVLPQSDARLLHLRPLGGGDDAITALLPELEPIHSASFPPPQVMHSGTQAAGLLLRDALMLKLRAGAGPFRSFGNIAIEPRAYQLVPLMMALKLETIRLLIADDVGVGKTIEASLIVREMLDRAEINRFTVLCPPHLCEQWHEELKERFHLDATIVRSTTAARLERGLLQDRSIFTEHPFTIVSLDYIKNKTRRDAFLLHCPEFVIVDEAHTCARSGMGPHLRYGLLKDLAANEARHMVLLTATPHSGDEEAFYNLLSLLKPEFVDLRTIDNAAHPLRQALANHFVQRRRQDIGEWKEGNLFPDRLTSEATYKLTGEWNAIFHDVLEYARELVSRESEGTFKARMNWWAALALLRCISSSPQAAIRALNTRLDNTLSPDGKSPDEEDQRCHIEALNEKGALSVLDGTDDNLTLDDVEPGAAQEEDVAILKRLIERAKHLKSGNDPKLQTLKQIIKPVLDEGYNPVIFCRYIATAEYLADELNSAFPQREVIHVTGDLTPTERLERIEQLKESDKAPLLVATDCLSEGVNLQEQFNAVIHYDLSWNPTRHEQREGRVDRFGQKAKNVKALMYYGEENPVDGAVLQVILRKAESIRKALGVTVPMPEEGDRAEQALMKAVLLRSGNYIGSKGMDDLFAQDADLQALDAKWESAREKARRHRTLFAQNRLKPEDVLPEWEKAFAVLGTEEDVKRFVLNACERLGAPLKSLKQGGYQAPLPHFGEKHPGLRDRLDAAGLLALKHIDFYYPSALKAEFIHRTHPLVSHLADYLAELAMSGEDTKLIARAGALYTKEVETRTVIYLLRIRSRLILKRTLHECDLLAEEALAIAINADNQASVIPKDQALKLMQASVSKDMCKEAKERELAEELNQLEEKQPMFRSLAEARAKQLLADHRRTREAAQAKGSYEVKPQFPVDVLGVYVLIPDLKLF from the coding sequence ATGAGCGAGCACACTTTCAGCCCGGGATCAGTCGTCACGGCCAGAGGCAGAGAGTGGATAGTGCTGCCGCAGAGCGACGCCAGGTTACTCCATTTACGCCCTCTTGGTGGAGGTGATGACGCCATCACGGCGCTGCTTCCCGAGTTAGAACCCATTCACTCCGCCAGCTTTCCGCCTCCACAGGTGATGCACTCCGGCACACAAGCCGCCGGCCTGCTCTTGCGTGACGCATTGATGCTGAAGTTGCGGGCCGGCGCAGGCCCATTCCGCAGCTTTGGCAATATCGCAATAGAGCCCCGCGCCTATCAGCTGGTCCCCCTCATGATGGCGCTAAAACTGGAAACCATTCGCCTGTTAATCGCGGATGATGTAGGCGTTGGCAAAACCATCGAGGCGAGCCTGATAGTCCGTGAAATGCTGGATCGGGCGGAAATCAACCGATTTACCGTGCTGTGTCCGCCCCACTTATGCGAGCAATGGCATGAAGAACTGAAAGAGCGTTTCCATCTGGACGCCACTATCGTGCGCTCCACCACAGCGGCGCGCCTGGAGAGAGGTCTACTGCAGGACCGTTCGATATTTACAGAGCACCCTTTTACGATTGTGTCTCTGGATTACATCAAGAATAAAACCCGCCGCGACGCCTTCCTGCTTCATTGCCCCGAGTTCGTCATTGTGGATGAAGCCCACACCTGCGCCAGAAGCGGCATGGGGCCTCATTTGCGTTATGGACTATTAAAAGACCTTGCAGCGAACGAAGCCAGACACATGGTGTTGCTGACAGCGACGCCGCACAGTGGTGACGAAGAGGCTTTCTATAACCTGCTCTCGTTATTGAAGCCTGAGTTCGTCGACCTGAGAACCATCGATAATGCGGCGCATCCTCTTCGCCAGGCGCTGGCCAACCATTTTGTGCAGCGACGCCGGCAGGATATCGGTGAGTGGAAAGAAGGCAACCTGTTCCCCGACAGGCTGACCAGCGAAGCGACTTACAAACTGACGGGAGAATGGAACGCCATTTTTCATGATGTGCTTGAATACGCGCGCGAGCTGGTCAGTAGAGAGTCGGAAGGTACGTTCAAGGCTCGAATGAACTGGTGGGCGGCGCTGGCGCTCCTCCGCTGTATCTCTTCATCGCCTCAGGCGGCGATACGTGCGCTCAATACACGCCTCGACAACACCCTCTCCCCCGATGGCAAATCGCCTGACGAGGAAGACCAACGATGCCATATTGAAGCTTTGAACGAAAAAGGAGCCCTAAGCGTACTGGATGGAACGGATGACAACCTGACGTTGGACGATGTCGAGCCCGGTGCAGCCCAGGAGGAAGATGTTGCAATACTGAAGCGCTTGATTGAACGCGCCAAACATCTGAAAAGCGGCAACGACCCCAAACTGCAAACCTTAAAACAGATTATCAAGCCCGTGTTGGACGAGGGCTATAACCCTGTCATCTTCTGCCGCTATATCGCCACAGCGGAATATCTGGCGGACGAACTGAACTCCGCTTTTCCTCAACGAGAGGTCATTCATGTCACCGGCGATTTAACGCCGACGGAACGGCTTGAACGCATTGAACAGCTCAAGGAAAGCGACAAAGCCCCATTACTGGTCGCCACAGACTGCTTATCAGAGGGCGTGAACCTGCAAGAGCAGTTCAATGCCGTTATCCATTATGACTTGAGCTGGAACCCGACCCGTCATGAACAGCGTGAAGGCCGGGTTGATCGCTTCGGGCAAAAGGCTAAAAACGTTAAGGCGCTCATGTACTACGGCGAGGAAAATCCTGTGGACGGGGCCGTCCTGCAGGTCATTCTCAGAAAAGCGGAAAGTATTCGCAAAGCCCTTGGCGTTACCGTTCCCATGCCCGAAGAAGGAGACCGCGCAGAACAAGCCCTGATGAAAGCCGTACTCCTGCGCAGCGGCAACTATATCGGCAGTAAAGGCATGGACGACCTGTTCGCCCAGGACGCAGACCTCCAAGCGTTAGACGCCAAATGGGAATCGGCTCGCGAAAAAGCCAGACGACACCGCACCTTGTTTGCGCAAAACCGGTTAAAACCGGAAGACGTCCTGCCGGAATGGGAAAAAGCTTTTGCCGTGCTGGGAACAGAGGAAGACGTAAAGCGCTTTGTTTTAAACGCCTGCGAGCGCCTGGGCGCACCCTTGAAAAGTCTGAAGCAAGGCGGCTATCAAGCCCCATTACCCCATTTCGGCGAAAAGCACCCCGGCCTTCGTGATCGACTGGACGCAGCCGGCTTACTCGCCTTAAAGCACATTGATTTCTACTATCCAAGCGCTCTCAAAGCGGAGTTTATCCATCGCACCCACCCACTGGTCTCACACTTGGCGGACTATCTTGCGGAACTGGCGATGAGCGGCGAAGACACAAAACTGATCGCAAGAGCCGGCGCTCTGTACACGAAGGAAGTAGAAACGCGCACAGTCATCTATTTGCTGCGCATCCGATCACGATTGATTCTCAAAAGAACCTTGCATGAGTGCGACCTGCTGGCGGAAGAGGCGCTGGCCATCGCCATCAATGCCGATAACCAAGCCTCGGTCATACCGAAAGATCAGGCCTTAAAACTGATGCAGGCGTCCGTGAGTAAGGATATGTGTAAAGAGGCTAAAGAGCGCGAATTGGCTGAGGAACTCAACCAACTGGAAGAAAAGCAGCCAATGTTTAGAAGCCTGGCGGAAGCGCGAGCCAAGCAATTATTAGCGGATCATCGCCGCACCCGCGAGGCGGCGCAAGCCAAAGGCAGCTATGAAGTAAAACCACAATTTCCTGTGGATGTGCTGGGCGTGTACGTGCTGATTCCGGACCTAAAACTTTTCTAA